One window of the Pelobates fuscus isolate aPelFus1 chromosome 12, aPelFus1.pri, whole genome shotgun sequence genome contains the following:
- the TM7SF2 gene encoding delta(14)-sterol reductase TM7SF2 gives MADKIKTSRTSEFEFGGPIGAFLLLFVIPGTVFYLLLTCNTEEASVLRIPGPLPPLETLWDTTAVTVLLTWISFQAILYMLPMGKVVEGIPLRDKTRLKYKINAFHAMVVSLLLAGVAFVLKLPLSYVYDHFLQLAVGAGFLALALSIFLYFKALAAPDSALAPGGNSGNPIYDFFIGHELNPRIGSFDLKYFCELRPGLIGWCLINLCFLVKEVELRGSPSLSMILVCAFQALYVMDALWNEECILTTMDIVHDGFGFMLAFGDLCWVPFSYSLQAYFLVSHPQELGTLAAVGIVLINTLGYIVFRGSNSQKNAFRRNPADPQVAGLKTIPTATGKRLLVSGWWGIVRHPNYLGDLIMALAWSLPCGLSHILPYFYVTYFTVLLIHREARDEHQCMKKYGLAWQEYCRRVPYRIFPYIY, from the exons ATGGCGGACAAGATAAAAACCTCACGAACGAGTGAATTTGAGTTTGGAGGACCAATAG GTGCGTTCCTGCTTTTGTTTGTGATTCCTGGTACAGTGTTCTACCTTCTGCTGACATGTAACACAGAGGAAGCCAGTGTGCTACGTATTCCGGGTCCTTTGCCTCCTCTCGAGACTCTGTGGGACACAACTGCTGTGACCGTCCTGCTGACCTGGATCTCATTTCAAGCTATATTATATATGCTACCCATGGGGAAG GTAGTTGAAGGAATCCCCTTAAGAGATAAAACCCGtttgaaatataaaattaatg CGTTTCATGCCATGGTTGTGAGCCTCCTGCTGGCAGGTGTTGCGTTTGTACTGAAATTGCCTCTTTCCTACGTCTATGACCATTTTCTACAGCTGGCTGTGGGTGCGGGATTCCTGGCGCTAGCCCTCAGCATCTTCCTGTATTTTAAGGCCCTGGCAGCACCCGATTCTGCACTGGCCCCAGGCGGTAATTCAG GTAATCCCATTTACGACTTCTTCATTGGACACGAGCTGAACCCTCGAATTGGCTCCTTTGATTTGAAGTATTTCTGTGAGCTGCGTCCTGGACTTATTGGTTGG TGTTTAATCAACCTGTGCTTCCTGGTGAAGGAGGTCGAGCTACGAGGCTCCCCGTCTCTTTCCATGATTTTGGTGTGTGCGTTTCAGGCTCTGTATGTCATGGATGCTCTGTGGAATGAG GAGTGCATCCTCACGACAATGGACATTGTCCATGATGGGTTTGGTTTTATGTTGGCTTTCGGAGACTTGTGTTGGGTTCCATTCTCCTATTCTCTGCAAGCATATTTCCTCGTCAGTCACCCGCAGGAATTGGGGACTTTAGCTGCTGTTGGCATCGTGCTCATAAACA ccctggGATATATTGTTTTCCGTGGATCAAACTCACAGAAAAATGCCTTCAGAAGAAACCCTGCAGACCCACAAGTTGCAG GTCTCAAGACTATTCCTACAGCAACAGGGAAAAGGCTGCTTGTGTCTGGCTGGTGGGGTATTGTTCGTCACCCGAATTATCTAGGAGATCTAATTATGGCTCTAGCCTGGTCTCTCCCCTGTG GGCTCTCTCACATTCTTCCATACTTCTACGTTACCTATTTCACGGTCCTCCTCATTCACCGCGAGGCAAGAGATGAACATCAGTGTATGAAGAAGTATGGCTTGGCCTGGCAGGAATACTGCCGCAGAGTGCCCTACAGGATATTCCCATACATCTACTGA
- the ZNHIT2 gene encoding zinc finger HIT domain-containing protein 2 yields the protein MAAPSPDILLPARSSSPEPALSPAAPEDGGGHGRVCSLCLSRPGIYTCPRCNGPYCSLPCYRGPRHTACSEDFYREAVLRVLREEVAGPGGRREMEDILLRMKREEEAGRHYRGLAEGEEEDGIGGTHSEGEAGMGSTHTPSEGEAGMGSTHSEGEAGMGSTHTPSEGEAGIGGPHTPSEGEAGLMSTHTPSEVETAMWNSLSDKEKEDFKRLLKSGDIGALVPEWIPWWVAEKGTSEIKNTKIVELPNAVSSGDRIDGDHEVDLMNHLQEENNSKSVTSDSLINSSAEEINEIVSISKGEMSTFATSHLVNSVDHQEREEQRGILPDTINIHQYKSCLKNNLQDVKEECTGNVKQLVLRKPRVKIKEDAPEEVANQPKCSGIPLPFISIPPLSSLSRNPSQLVQFSVVNALYGYAFSLLRHNGDLTDEDILLDFTETLLGVSATLSSTVVYNSTADALQSAVRVASDQLLSGDQVGACSAMEATSKILQGDGSKTFPLAALAHMSRVLGKARKLVSQDKHLRQVIFNAKKKCLFLAAWANENEDCLPMLSEAVKIEHQQHLQYVNGLTEISRGIEKVWGGKRPPEKKSLIEEVGSETT from the coding sequence atggcggcccccagtcctgACATACTGTTACCAGCCCGTAGCAGCTCGCCGGAGCCGGCTCTGTCCCCCGCTGCCCCGGAGGACGGCGGCGGCCATGGCAGGGTGTGCTCGCTGTGCCTCTCCCGGCCTGGGATATACACGTGCCCGCGCTGTAACGGCCCTTACTGCAGCCTGCCCTGTTATCGGGGGCCCAGACACACGGCCTGCTCTGAGGACTTCTACCGGGAGGCCGTGCTCAGAGTGCTGCGGGAGGAGGTGGCCGGGCCCGGCGGGAGACGGGAAATGGAGGACATCCTGCTCAGAATGAAACGGGAGGAAGAAGCAGGGCGCCATTACCGGGGTCTGGCGGAGGGTGAGGAGGAGGATGGCATAGGAGGCACTCACAGTGAGGGAGAGGCTGGTATGGGGAGCACTCACACTCCCAGTGAGGGAGAGGCTGGCATGGGGAGCACTCACAGTGAAGGAGAGGCTGGCATGGGGAGCACTCACACTCCCAGCGAAGGAGAGGCTGGCATAGGAGGCCCTCACACTCCCAGTGAAGGAGAGGCTGGCCTAATGAGTACTCACACTCCCAGTGAGGTGGAGACAGCCATGTGGAATAGTCTTTCTGACAAGGAGAAAGAGGACTTCAAAAGacttttaaagagtggagacattggAGCCTTGGTTCCCGAATGGATACCATGGTGGGTGGCCGAGAAAGGGACCTcagaaattaaaaacacaaagatTGTGGAGCTTCCAAATGCAGTGAGTTCTGGTGATAGAATAGATGGAGATCATGAAGTTGACTTAATGAACCACTTGCAAGAAGAAAATAACTCCAAGTCAGTAACATCAGATAGCTTAATTAATTCAAGTGCTGAAGAAATAAATGAGATTGTATCAATATCAAAAGGAGAAATGTCTACATTTGCAACAAGTCACTTAGTGAACAGTGTAGATCACCAAGAGCGTGAGGAACAAAGGGGGATTCTTCCTGATACTATTAATATCCACCAGTACAAAAGCTGTTTAAAAAACAACCTGCAGGATGTTAAGGAAGAGTGTACTGGAAATGTTAAGCAGCTTGTACTAAGAAAGCCTAGAGTAAAAATAAAGGAGGATGCACCTGAAGAAGTTGCCAACCAGCCTAAATGCTCTGGTATTCCGCTCCCATTTATATCTATACCACCCTTGTCTTCACTCAGCCGTAACCCTTCCCAGTTGGTCCAGTTCAGTGTTGTGAATGCTCTTTATGGTTATGCCTTTTCTCTCCTGCGGCATAATGGTGATTTGACTGATGAAGACATACTCTTGGATTTCACTGAGACATTGCTAGGTGTTTCTGCTACACTCAGCTCCACTGTGGTCTACAATTCCACAGCCGATGCTCTGCAGAGTGCTGTGCGTGTTGCATCAGATCAATTGTTAAGTGGAGACCAGGTAGGAGCCTGCTCTGCTATGGAAGCTACATCAAAAATCCTTCAAGGAGATGGCAGCAAGACCTTTCCACTAGCTGCCTTGGCCCATATGTCGCGTGTTCTGGGAAAGGCTCGAAAACTAGTGTCCCAGGACAAGCATTTGCGACAAGTAATTTTCAACGCCAAGAAAAAGTGTTTGTTTCTGGCTGCATGGGCGAATGAAAATGAGGACTGTCTTCCAATGCTATCGGAAGCTGTCAAAATAGAGCATCAACAACACCTTCAGTATGTCAATGGGTTGACTGAGATATCAAGGGGAATTGAAAAAGTGTGGGGTGGAAAAAGACCTCCTGAGAAAAAGTCACTGATAGAAGAGGTTGGCTCAGAGACAACGTGA